A DNA window from Sulfitobacter sp. BSw21498 contains the following coding sequences:
- a CDS encoding rcc01693 family protein, protein MDWPALMRAGLRGLHLTPDAFWALTPAELQLMLGGETAQAPLLGDGLAALMAAYPDREREED, encoded by the coding sequence ATGGACTGGCCCGCCTTGATGCGCGCGGGGCTGAGAGGCTTGCATCTCACGCCCGATGCTTTTTGGGCGCTGACCCCAGCAGAGCTTCAGCTGATGCTGGGGGGTGAGACGGCGCAGGCACCGCTGCTGGGGGATGGGCTGGCGGCCTTGATGGCGGCTTATCCCGATAGGGAGAGAGAGGAAGACTGA
- a CDS encoding gene transfer agent family protein, with amino-acid sequence MVNRWRGDVVLVVNGQRRVARLTLGALAELEDALEEPSLVALVERFEGNGFSSRDVLLLLAAGLRAGGTEVSAETLAQAEIEGGPVIAAQAAAELLARAFVVPV; translated from the coding sequence ATGGTGAACCGGTGGCGAGGAGATGTGGTGCTGGTGGTGAACGGGCAGCGGCGCGTGGCGCGGTTGACCTTGGGTGCATTGGCCGAGCTGGAGGATGCGCTGGAAGAGCCATCACTGGTGGCTTTGGTCGAACGTTTCGAGGGGAACGGGTTCAGCAGTCGGGACGTGCTGTTGCTGCTTGCCGCAGGGCTGCGTGCAGGGGGGACCGAGGTCAGCGCCGAGACGCTGGCACAGGCCGAGATCGAGGGCGGACCGGTGATCGCTGCACAAGCGGCGGCAGAGCTTTTGGCGCGCGCGTTTGTGGTGCCGGTATGA
- a CDS encoding DUF2163 domain-containing protein has translation MSGADKSALLTHARTGLTTLCYAWAIQRRDGVTLAFTDHDRPLAFDGLEFRADSGLSARALAQSTGLSVDNTEALGALSDDAIRENEIEQGRFDGADVRCWRVNWADLTARCVIFRGSIGEMQRAGGAFRAELRGLTEALNRPMGRVFQKPCTAVLGDAACGFDLATAGYAVTLAAEDHDDGRVFRWDGIGGFEDGWFARGRLEVLDGPATGLWGIIKHDRVLNGQREVELWEPIRGIVATGQQLRLIAGCDKRQATCRLKFNNLLNFQGFPDLPSADWMMAVPKSSGSNTGGSLR, from the coding sequence ATGAGCGGCGCGGATAAGAGCGCGTTGTTGACCCATGCGCGGACGGGTCTAACGACGCTGTGCTATGCTTGGGCGATCCAGCGGCGGGACGGTGTGACTTTGGCTTTCACCGATCACGACCGGCCGCTGGCCTTTGACGGGCTGGAATTTCGGGCAGACAGCGGGCTTAGCGCGCGGGCTTTGGCGCAGAGCACGGGGTTGTCGGTGGATAATACAGAGGCGCTGGGCGCGCTGAGCGATGACGCAATCCGCGAAAACGAGATCGAGCAGGGGCGCTTTGATGGGGCGGACGTGCGGTGCTGGCGGGTGAACTGGGCCGATTTGACCGCGCGATGCGTGATCTTTCGCGGCAGTATCGGTGAGATGCAGCGCGCCGGTGGGGCCTTTCGGGCGGAGCTGCGCGGGCTGACCGAGGCGCTGAACCGGCCTATGGGGCGGGTGTTTCAGAAGCCCTGCACGGCGGTGCTGGGGGATGCGGCCTGCGGGTTCGATCTAGCGACTGCGGGCTATGCGGTCACCTTGGCCGCCGAGGACCACGACGACGGGCGGGTGTTTCGCTGGGATGGCATCGGCGGGTTTGAGGATGGGTGGTTCGCGCGAGGGCGGCTTGAGGTGCTAGACGGCCCTGCGACAGGGCTGTGGGGGATCATCAAACACGACCGCGTGTTAAACGGTCAGCGCGAGGTCGAACTGTGGGAGCCGATACGCGGTATTGTCGCCACCGGGCAACAGCTTCGACTGATCGCTGGGTGCGACAAACGCCAAGCGACCTGCCGGTTGAAATTCAACAACTTGCTGAACTTTCAAGGCTTTCCCGATCTGCCGAGCGCGGATTGGATGATGGCGGTGCCGAAATCCTCGGGCAGCAATACCGGGGGATCACTGCGATGA
- a CDS encoding phage major tail protein, TP901-1 family translates to MAVQAGKDLLVKVDMTSDGQFETIAGLRATRVSFNAEPVEVTSLDSDGGWRELLAGAGVRSAAISGSGVFRDAGTDERARQLFFDGLTPDFQIVIPSFGIIEGPFQVAAIEYGGSLNGEATYELSLQSAGQLSFTADTDDAPQGGN, encoded by the coding sequence ATGGCTGTTCAAGCGGGAAAAGACCTTTTGGTTAAGGTGGACATGACAAGCGATGGTCAGTTCGAGACGATCGCGGGCCTGCGTGCGACGCGGGTGAGTTTCAATGCGGAGCCAGTGGAGGTGACCTCGCTTGATAGTGACGGGGGGTGGCGAGAGCTGCTGGCGGGGGCCGGTGTGCGATCTGCGGCGATTAGCGGGTCGGGCGTGTTTCGCGATGCCGGTACGGACGAACGGGCGCGGCAGCTGTTCTTTGACGGGCTGACGCCGGACTTTCAGATCGTGATCCCAAGTTTCGGTATCATCGAGGGCCCGTTTCAGGTGGCCGCGATCGAATACGGCGGGTCGCTCAATGGGGAGGCGACCTATGAGCTGAGCCTGCAATCGGCGGGGCAATTGAGCTTTACCGCCGATACTGATGATGCACCGCAGGGTGGGAACTAG
- a CDS encoding head-tail adaptor protein yields MSRLSLNRRLVLEAQVPQPDGAGGESRTWVRVGDLWADVTARRGRQLGKGGIAVSRGVYVVTVRGAPVGDPARPLPQQRFREGARVYQIQSVAEQDAQGRYLACLTHEEVAV; encoded by the coding sequence ATGAGCCGGCTGTCGTTGAACCGCCGCTTGGTGCTGGAGGCGCAGGTGCCCCAGCCGGACGGGGCGGGCGGAGAGAGCCGGACATGGGTGCGGGTGGGTGATCTGTGGGCGGATGTCACAGCACGGCGTGGGCGGCAATTGGGCAAGGGCGGTATCGCGGTCAGTCGCGGGGTTTATGTGGTGACGGTACGCGGTGCCCCCGTGGGCGATCCGGCCCGCCCCTTGCCCCAGCAGCGGTTTCGTGAGGGCGCGCGGGTCTATCAGATCCAGTCTGTGGCCGAACAAGACGCACAGGGGCGGTATCTGGCCTGCCTGACCCATGAGGAGGTCGCGGTATGA
- a CDS encoding DUF3168 domain-containing protein codes for MSYGMGFALQQAVFGVLRTDQAVTALVGDAVFDAAPAGEVPALYVQLGAEAVRDASDGTGGGAEHRFTVVVVTHHAGFATAKQVATAVSDALVGGRFALSRGHLVSLRFERAVARQVGADARRQIEMRFRARVQDG; via the coding sequence ATGAGCTATGGCATGGGGTTTGCACTACAGCAGGCCGTCTTTGGTGTGCTGCGCACGGATCAGGCGGTGACGGCGCTGGTGGGGGATGCGGTTTTTGACGCGGCTCCGGCGGGTGAGGTGCCTGCGCTTTATGTGCAGTTAGGGGCAGAAGCGGTGCGCGATGCCTCTGACGGGACAGGCGGCGGGGCCGAGCATCGGTTCACGGTTGTCGTGGTGACGCATCACGCGGGGTTTGCCACAGCGAAACAGGTCGCGACCGCGGTGAGTGATGCGCTGGTCGGCGGGCGGTTTGCCCTGAGCCGGGGGCATTTGGTCAGCCTGAGGTTCGAGCGGGCGGTGGCGCGTCAGGTCGGGGCGGATGCACGTCGCCAGATAGAGATGCGGTTCAGGGCGCGGGTTCAGGACGGCTGA
- a CDS encoding DUF2460 domain-containing protein: MNFHDVRFPPGLSFGSLGGPQRRTDVVTLANGYEERNTPWAHSRRVYDAGLGMRSIDDVQALTGFFEARMGQMYGFRWKDWADFKSCASSVGVAFEDQNLGYGDGVKTEYQLVKTYASGGHSYLRPITKPVAGTVRVGIEQDALQEGSDYHVDLSTGVIQFVHAPDIDMQVSAGYEFDVPVRFDTDRILVSVASFQAGQVPDVPVIEVRV; the protein is encoded by the coding sequence ATGAATTTCCACGATGTCAGATTTCCGCCCGGCCTTAGCTTTGGATCTTTAGGGGGGCCACAACGACGTACAGATGTTGTGACCCTTGCCAACGGGTACGAGGAACGCAACACGCCCTGGGCCCATTCCCGTCGTGTCTATGATGCGGGGTTAGGTATGCGGTCTATCGATGATGTCCAAGCGCTCACGGGGTTCTTTGAAGCGCGTATGGGACAGATGTACGGGTTTCGCTGGAAGGACTGGGCTGACTTTAAATCCTGTGCTTCCTCTGTCGGTGTCGCGTTCGAGGATCAGAACCTCGGGTACGGGGATGGTGTGAAGACGGAATACCAGTTGGTGAAGACCTATGCCTCTGGTGGACACAGCTATCTGCGGCCAATCACCAAGCCGGTTGCCGGAACGGTGCGGGTGGGGATAGAGCAGGATGCCCTACAAGAGGGGAGCGATTATCACGTCGATCTAAGCACCGGGGTCATTCAATTTGTCCATGCGCCGGACATCGATATGCAGGTCTCTGCCGGCTATGAATTCGACGTGCCCGTGCGGTTTGACACGGACCGCATTCTGGTCAGTGTCGCAAGCTTTCAAGCGGGGCAGGTGCCTGATGTGCCCGTGATCGAGGTGCGGGTATGA
- a CDS encoding phage tail tape measure protein — MAQDDTFDALEDGAERLNGTLDLTQSLVAGFDTELRRMRSALAATGKDVATLEKGLSRGLRKAFDGVAFDGMKLSDALSTVARSMVSTTYSAAMKPVTDHVGGLISQGVGSLMQGILPFADGAPFSQGRVMPFAQGGIVSTATGFGMRGGMGLMGEAGPEAIMPLARGPDGKLGVKGGGGGGTTVVMNIATPDVQGFQRSQSQIAAQLSRALSSGNRNR; from the coding sequence ATGGCACAGGATGATACATTCGACGCACTGGAGGACGGAGCGGAACGGTTGAACGGCACGCTTGACCTAACTCAGTCGCTGGTTGCCGGTTTCGATACCGAGCTGCGGCGCATGCGGAGTGCTTTGGCCGCGACGGGCAAGGATGTCGCCACGCTGGAGAAAGGGCTGAGCCGCGGCTTGCGCAAGGCATTTGACGGCGTTGCCTTTGACGGGATGAAGCTGTCCGACGCTTTGTCGACGGTGGCACGGTCCATGGTGAGCACGACCTATAGCGCGGCGATGAAACCGGTCACAGATCATGTGGGGGGGCTGATCAGTCAGGGGGTGGGATCGCTGATGCAGGGGATATTGCCCTTTGCGGACGGAGCGCCGTTCTCGCAGGGGCGGGTGATGCCCTTTGCCCAAGGGGGAATTGTCAGCACCGCCACGGGCTTTGGCATGCGCGGGGGGATGGGGCTGATGGGCGAAGCGGGGCCGGAAGCAATCATGCCACTGGCACGGGGGCCGGACGGTAAGCTGGGTGTCAAAGGTGGCGGAGGCGGAGGGACGACCGTGGTCATGAATATCGCCACCCCCGATGTGCAGGGGTTCCAGCGCAGTCAAAGCCAGATCGCCGCTCAGCTGAGCCGTGCATTAAGCAGTGGCAATCGAAACCGCTAA
- a CDS encoding NlpC/P60 family protein, with protein sequence MIARGASVVEAARGWIGTPYVHQAARKGAGCDCLGLLRGVWLEVVGQVPEAIPAYSMDWSEPQGEERLWQAALRHLSAKSLTDEAPGDVLLFRLRSGAVAKHLGMATKVGPQARFIHAYSGHGVTESPLSMPWRRRIVARFEFPAEAI encoded by the coding sequence ATGATCGCGCGAGGGGCATCCGTGGTTGAAGCAGCGCGGGGTTGGATCGGTACACCCTATGTGCATCAGGCGGCGCGCAAGGGGGCGGGCTGCGACTGCCTGGGCCTGCTGCGCGGCGTCTGGCTAGAGGTCGTCGGGCAGGTGCCCGAGGCGATCCCTGCCTATTCGATGGATTGGTCCGAGCCGCAGGGCGAGGAGCGCTTGTGGCAGGCCGCATTGCGCCACCTGTCGGCGAAATCCCTGACCGATGAAGCCCCCGGCGACGTGCTGCTGTTTCGCCTGCGCAGCGGGGCGGTGGCGAAACATTTGGGCATGGCGACAAAGGTCGGCCCGCAGGCGCGCTTTATCCATGCCTACAGCGGTCACGGGGTTACTGAAAGCCCCCTGAGCATGCCGTGGCGCAGGCGCATTGTAGCACGTTTTGAATTTCCGGCGGAGGCGATCTGA
- a CDS encoding head-tail connector protein, which translates to MLIEETGVAEADLPLEPFKAHLRMGSGFGTETVQEPVLAGFLRAAIAAIEARTGKALITRQFALTLQEWKDTQAQALPVAPVQGIVSVTVVSRDALATVIEPQRYWLVRDMQVPLLKPSGAMLPFIPPQGSVEIVFEAGLGQSWGTVPADLQQAVLMLAAHYYEYRHETRLGDGCMPFGVSSLIERYRPLRIGLGARS; encoded by the coding sequence ATGTTGATCGAAGAGACAGGGGTGGCGGAGGCCGATCTGCCGCTAGAGCCGTTCAAGGCGCATTTGCGGATGGGCAGCGGCTTTGGCACTGAGACGGTACAAGAGCCCGTGCTGGCGGGATTTTTGCGTGCAGCCATCGCAGCGATAGAGGCACGCACGGGCAAGGCTCTGATCACGCGACAGTTCGCGCTGACTTTGCAGGAGTGGAAAGACACGCAGGCGCAGGCTTTGCCAGTGGCACCGGTGCAGGGGATCGTGAGCGTTACGGTGGTGTCGCGGGATGCGCTGGCGACGGTGATCGAGCCGCAGCGGTATTGGTTGGTGCGGGACATGCAGGTGCCGCTGTTGAAACCGTCGGGGGCAATGCTGCCCTTCATTCCGCCACAGGGATCGGTCGAGATCGTGTTTGAGGCCGGGCTTGGGCAAAGCTGGGGCACGGTGCCTGCGGATTTGCAGCAGGCCGTGCTGATGCTGGCGGCGCATTACTATGAGTATCGCCATGAAACGCGGTTGGGCGACGGCTGTATGCCCTTTGGTGTAAGCAGCCTGATTGAACGCTACCGCCCGCTGCGGATCGGCTTGGGAGCACGCTCATGA